Proteins found in one Actinokineospora alba genomic segment:
- a CDS encoding M12 family metallo-peptidase: MNRRRKTQSTLAVLGLGVSFLAVLPTASAEPRQVAVPLFAEDTTARAAGQADKLRQERPANAAVRIKRANAAVVGAGTELISLDLGDRTVTAVRDNASTTGSGNTLWTGQVRETAVARSSGPAEVGTDEYNSVTLVRSGEGVTGTVRVSGVLYQIHPVAGGQHAVLKVDESKMPQDHPRVEGGVPTIAMPATQSAGAAANTVIRVQVVATQQAVNGYNGDMRALVDLAVSETNKGYLNSGVGITLELAHYSTVNYTEAGMSTDLSRFRGTSDGYMDGVHALRDQYAADVNVLILNASTSCGIASGIGSSAATAFAVVARSCATGYYSFGHEIGHLQSARHDPATDSKTTPYAYGHGYRYGSSWRTIMAYNCSPSCPRINYWSNPRKTYNGVAMGTTDRSDNARVLEQTKATIAAFRGGTATPTNELSKGTAVTGLSGASGSSTAYTLTVPAGATNLSFSTSGGTGDMDLYVKFGSAASTSSYDCRSTTSSSTERCAFTTAQAGTYHVTMSGYSAYSGVSLVADYTS, translated from the coding sequence ATGAATCGACGACGGAAAACCCAGTCCACACTCGCAGTTCTCGGGCTGGGTGTGAGTTTCCTGGCGGTCCTGCCCACCGCCTCCGCCGAGCCGCGTCAGGTGGCCGTCCCACTTTTCGCCGAGGACACGACCGCCCGCGCCGCGGGCCAGGCCGACAAGCTGCGGCAGGAACGGCCCGCCAACGCCGCGGTCCGGATCAAGCGCGCCAACGCCGCCGTGGTGGGTGCGGGAACCGAGCTGATCTCGCTGGACCTGGGTGACCGCACGGTCACCGCGGTGCGTGACAACGCGAGCACCACGGGAAGCGGCAACACCTTGTGGACCGGGCAGGTGCGGGAGACCGCGGTCGCCCGCTCCAGTGGTCCGGCCGAGGTCGGCACGGACGAGTACAACTCGGTGACACTGGTGCGTTCCGGTGAGGGCGTCACCGGCACGGTCCGCGTTTCCGGTGTGCTGTACCAGATCCACCCGGTCGCCGGTGGTCAGCACGCGGTGCTCAAGGTCGACGAGTCCAAGATGCCGCAAGACCACCCCCGTGTGGAGGGCGGCGTGCCGACGATCGCCATGCCGGCGACGCAGAGCGCGGGCGCCGCGGCGAACACGGTGATCCGGGTGCAGGTCGTGGCGACCCAGCAGGCTGTGAACGGCTACAACGGGGACATGCGCGCCCTGGTCGACCTCGCGGTGTCGGAGACCAACAAGGGCTACCTGAACTCCGGGGTCGGGATCACCCTGGAACTGGCCCACTATTCGACGGTGAACTACACCGAGGCGGGCATGTCGACCGACCTCAGCCGCTTCCGCGGCACCAGCGACGGCTACATGGACGGGGTGCACGCTCTGCGCGACCAGTACGCCGCCGACGTCAACGTGCTGATCCTCAACGCCAGCACGTCCTGCGGCATCGCGTCGGGCATCGGCTCCTCGGCCGCGACCGCGTTCGCCGTGGTGGCCCGCAGCTGCGCGACCGGGTACTACAGCTTCGGCCACGAGATCGGCCACCTGCAGTCCGCCCGGCACGACCCGGCGACCGACTCGAAGACCACGCCCTACGCCTACGGCCACGGCTACCGGTACGGCAGTTCGTGGCGCACGATCATGGCCTACAACTGTTCCCCGAGTTGCCCGCGCATCAACTACTGGTCGAACCCGCGCAAGACCTACAACGGCGTTGCTATGGGCACCACCGACCGCAGTGACAACGCGCGGGTCCTCGAGCAGACGAAGGCCACCATCGCCGCCTTCCGCGGCGGCACCGCGACGCCCACCAACGAGCTCTCCAAGGGCACCGCGGTCACCGGGCTTTCCGGCGCCTCCGGATCGTCGACCGCGTACACCCTGACCGTCCCGGCGGGGGCGACGAACCTGTCGTTCTCGACGTCGGGCGGAACCGGCGACATGGACCTGTACGTGAAGTTCGGCAGCGCCGCGTCGACCAGTTCCTACGACTGCCGCTCCACCACGAGTTCGTCGACCGAGCGGTGCGCCTTCACCACGGCGCAGGCGGGCACGTACCACGTGACCATGTCCGGGTACTCCGCTTACTCGGGCGTGAGCCTGGTGGCGGACTACACGAGCTGA
- a CDS encoding MFS transporter, protein MYVTTEPLRGAARSTAKVPSTVLALGMVSLFTDISAEMVTAFLPMYLVYGLGVGYLQLGLIDGLYTGATALLRLVGGHAADRTGKPKTVAAFGYGLSAVTKLGFPVAGGSLGAIGGLLALDRAGKGIRTGPRDAIIAMSAPPDLLGRAFGVHRMLDTIGALLGPVVAFVLIAVTAQAYDAVFVVSFCFAMVGLVILLVWVQQPVGTPAKKKISVREGLRLLVRPEYRKLCLCAMFLGLATVSDAFILIAAQQRTGVSQDLLPLLPLAIAVTFLCAAVPVGRLADRVGRWRVFLVGHGLLLAVYGLLMSGLGGWPVLLLALGLHGLFYAATDGVLMACAGPMLPEEVKASGLAVLQTGQALARTVAAVLFGVGASLVGLGPAFAGYAVVLVIAVVVSWRLR, encoded by the coding sequence GTGTATGTCACCACTGAGCCGCTGCGCGGTGCGGCACGGTCGACGGCGAAGGTGCCGTCGACCGTGCTCGCGCTGGGCATGGTCAGCCTCTTCACCGACATCTCCGCCGAGATGGTCACGGCGTTCCTGCCGATGTACCTGGTCTACGGCCTGGGTGTGGGCTACCTGCAGCTGGGTTTGATCGACGGGCTCTACACCGGCGCGACCGCGCTGCTGCGCCTCGTCGGCGGCCATGCCGCGGACCGCACCGGCAAGCCGAAGACGGTGGCGGCGTTCGGCTATGGACTGTCCGCGGTGACCAAACTCGGGTTCCCCGTCGCTGGCGGCTCGCTGGGCGCCATCGGCGGGCTGCTCGCGCTTGACCGCGCGGGCAAAGGGATCCGCACCGGTCCCCGGGACGCGATCATCGCGATGAGCGCGCCGCCGGACCTGCTCGGCCGCGCGTTCGGCGTGCACCGGATGCTCGACACCATCGGCGCGTTGCTCGGCCCGGTGGTGGCCTTCGTGCTCATCGCCGTCACCGCCCAGGCCTACGACGCGGTGTTCGTGGTCAGCTTCTGCTTCGCCATGGTGGGCCTGGTCATCCTGCTGGTCTGGGTTCAGCAGCCGGTGGGGACACCGGCGAAGAAGAAGATCAGTGTGCGTGAGGGTTTGCGCCTGCTGGTGCGCCCGGAGTACCGCAAACTGTGTCTGTGCGCCATGTTCCTCGGGCTGGCGACGGTGAGCGACGCGTTCATCCTGATCGCGGCCCAGCAGCGCACCGGGGTGTCCCAGGATCTGTTGCCGCTGCTGCCGTTGGCGATCGCGGTCACCTTCCTGTGCGCGGCCGTCCCCGTGGGCAGGCTCGCGGACCGGGTCGGCCGCTGGCGGGTTTTCCTGGTGGGACACGGGTTGCTGCTCGCGGTGTACGGGCTGTTGATGTCGGGTCTCGGCGGCTGGCCGGTGCTGCTGTTGGCCCTGGGCCTGCATGGCTTGTTCTACGCGGCCACCGACGGGGTGCTGATGGCGTGCGCGGGGCCGATGCTCCCCGAGGAGGTCAAGGCGTCCGGGTTGGCGGTGCTGCAGACCGGGCAGGCGCTGGCGCGTACGGTCGCCGCAGTGCTGTTCGGCGTGGGCGCGTCCCTGGTCGGGCTCGGGCCCGCTTTCGCTGGTTATGCGGTGGTTCTTGTGATCGCGGTCGTGGTGAGTTGGAGGTTGCGGTGA
- a CDS encoding helix-turn-helix domain-containing protein — MRTVSVLAYPGMSMFELGIVTEVFGLPRPELDVDWYRLTVCAEAGEVPVIGGARLRTDGDLDTLAAADTVIIPGVSDVRGACSPALVAALRSAHARGARLVSICSGAFALAEAGLLDGRRATTHWRYAARLAERFPAVTVDPDVLYVDEGDVLTSAGSAAGLDLCVHLIRTDHGAAVANAVARRLVVPPHREGGQAQFIESPVSAPEDDAVTATMAWALANLTAPITIATLARQAHLSPRSYLRRFKESSGTSPIRWLIAQRVQASLPLLEASDQSVAEIATAVGFDSPVTFRHHFARALHTSPSGYRRAFRG, encoded by the coding sequence ATGCGCACCGTGAGCGTGCTGGCCTACCCCGGGATGTCGATGTTCGAACTCGGCATCGTCACCGAGGTGTTCGGCCTGCCCCGGCCCGAACTCGACGTGGACTGGTACCGCCTCACCGTCTGCGCGGAAGCGGGCGAGGTCCCGGTGATCGGCGGCGCGCGCCTGCGCACCGACGGCGACCTCGACACGCTCGCGGCGGCGGACACCGTGATCATCCCCGGCGTGTCCGACGTGCGCGGAGCTTGCTCGCCCGCGCTGGTGGCAGCCCTGCGGTCAGCCCACGCTCGCGGCGCGCGTCTGGTGTCGATCTGCTCGGGAGCGTTCGCCCTCGCCGAAGCGGGCCTGCTCGACGGCCGCCGCGCCACGACGCACTGGCGCTACGCCGCCCGGCTGGCCGAACGCTTCCCCGCGGTCACGGTCGACCCGGACGTGCTCTATGTCGACGAGGGAGACGTCCTGACCAGTGCGGGAAGTGCCGCGGGCCTCGACCTGTGCGTGCACCTCATCCGCACCGACCACGGCGCGGCCGTCGCCAACGCGGTCGCGCGACGGCTGGTCGTGCCGCCGCACCGCGAGGGCGGGCAGGCGCAGTTCATCGAGTCACCGGTCAGCGCGCCCGAGGACGACGCCGTCACGGCCACGATGGCCTGGGCGCTCGCCAACCTGACCGCCCCGATCACCATCGCCACCCTCGCGCGTCAAGCGCACCTTTCGCCGCGGTCGTATCTGCGGCGGTTCAAGGAAAGCAGCGGGACCAGTCCGATTCGGTGGCTGATCGCCCAGCGGGTGCAGGCGAGCCTGCCGTTGTTGGAGGCCTCGGATCAGTCGGTCGCCGAAATCGCCACCGCGGTGGGGTTCGACAGCCCGGTGACTTTCCGCCACCATTTCGCGCGCGCTTTGCACACCTCGCCATCGGGCTACCGGCGGGCATTCCGCGGCTGA
- a CDS encoding methylated-DNA--[protein]-cysteine S-methyltransferase, with product MYALFDTAIGCCGVAWGPNGITAVQLPEKDDAATVRRLGGGEETEPPPQVRAAIERMTALLAGAADDLADIELDPTGVPEFHQQVYRVARAIPPGSTLTYGEVARELGMPGSAQAVGQALGRNPYPIIVPCHRVLGAGGKIGGFSAGGGSATKLRMLTIEGAAPNGQPSLF from the coding sequence ATGTACGCGCTGTTCGATACGGCTATCGGTTGCTGTGGTGTCGCATGGGGGCCGAACGGGATCACCGCTGTCCAGCTCCCGGAGAAAGACGACGCGGCCACGGTTCGGCGGCTCGGTGGTGGTGAGGAGACCGAGCCTCCCCCGCAGGTGCGTGCGGCGATCGAGCGGATGACCGCGCTGCTGGCGGGTGCGGCCGACGACCTCGCCGACATCGAACTCGACCCCACCGGGGTTCCCGAGTTCCACCAACAGGTCTACCGCGTCGCCCGGGCCATCCCGCCCGGCAGCACGCTCACCTACGGCGAGGTCGCCCGCGAGCTGGGTATGCCCGGTTCCGCCCAGGCCGTCGGCCAGGCGCTGGGCCGCAACCCGTACCCGATCATCGTTCCGTGCCACCGGGTGCTCGGCGCGGGCGGCAAGATCGGCGGGTTCTCCGCGGGCGGCGGCTCGGCCACCAAGCTCCGCATGCTCACCATCGAGGGCGCGGCCCCCAACGGGCAGCCATCACTGTTCTGA
- a CDS encoding MBL fold metallo-hydrolase has product MGAGSGPWTEPGAFPVAPGVHRVPLPLPNDGLHAVNVYAVESADGLVLIDSGWALQEARDLLESSLGSIGYGFEDIGRFLITHMHRDHYTLAVELRRMFGARIALGVGEQPNFDAVRGGSGEAQLAEIARWGAADLVEKLRGLYTRDNAEQAKATYELPDDWIPGAQDIEIGDRTLRAVPTPGHTRGHVVFADPAASLLFSGDHVLPHITPSIGFEPARAELPLGAYLDSLRLMRTLPDMRLLPAHGPVTDSVHTRVDELLLHHEERLAATEAVVREGAATAFEAANRLTWTRRGRAFDELDTFNRTLAVGETAAHLDVLVVRGELKSSTVDGVVEYVPLPGDQTA; this is encoded by the coding sequence ATGGGTGCCGGATCAGGTCCATGGACCGAGCCAGGCGCGTTCCCGGTCGCGCCCGGGGTGCACCGGGTCCCGCTCCCGCTGCCGAACGACGGGCTGCACGCGGTGAACGTCTACGCCGTCGAAAGCGCGGACGGGCTGGTCCTCATCGACTCCGGCTGGGCCTTGCAAGAGGCCCGTGACCTGCTGGAATCGTCGCTCGGCTCGATCGGGTACGGGTTCGAGGACATCGGCCGGTTCCTGATCACCCACATGCACCGCGACCACTACACGCTGGCCGTCGAACTGCGGCGGATGTTCGGCGCGCGGATCGCGCTCGGGGTCGGGGAGCAGCCCAACTTCGACGCCGTGCGCGGCGGCTCCGGCGAGGCTCAGCTCGCCGAGATCGCCCGCTGGGGTGCGGCTGACCTGGTGGAGAAGCTGCGGGGTCTCTACACGCGGGACAACGCCGAGCAGGCCAAGGCGACCTACGAACTGCCCGACGACTGGATCCCCGGCGCCCAGGACATCGAGATCGGCGACCGCACCCTGCGGGCCGTGCCCACCCCCGGCCACACCCGCGGCCACGTCGTCTTCGCCGACCCGGCGGCGTCGCTGCTGTTCTCCGGCGACCACGTGCTGCCGCACATCACCCCGTCGATCGGCTTCGAGCCCGCCCGCGCGGAGCTGCCGCTGGGCGCCTACCTCGACTCGCTGCGGCTCATGCGCACCCTGCCGGACATGCGCCTGCTGCCCGCGCACGGCCCGGTGACCGACAGCGTCCACACCCGCGTCGACGAACTGCTGCTGCACCACGAGGAGCGGCTCGCCGCGACCGAGGCGGTCGTCCGCGAGGGCGCGGCGACGGCGTTCGAGGCGGCGAACCGGCTCACGTGGACCCGCCGCGGCCGCGCATTCGATGAATTGGACACCTTCAACCGCACGCTCGCGGTGGGGGAGACGGCGGCGCACCTGGATGTGCTGGTGGTGCGCGGAGAACTCAAGTCGTCCACTGTGGACGGTGTGGTCGAATACGTTCCGCTGCCCGGCGATCAAACCGCCTGA
- a CDS encoding rhodanese-like domain-containing protein, with the protein MNNAAIAHFSTRLAFETDVSDVHAALPTGEIVLVDSRSAESWDQGHVPGALHLPTARIAAEARDLVPLTAAVVTYCWGPGCNGATRAALEFAKLGYHVKEMLGGFEYWAREGFEVESATGRTRGVVDPLTAPAHAITCGC; encoded by the coding sequence ATGAACAACGCCGCCATCGCCCACTTCAGCACCCGCCTCGCCTTCGAGACCGACGTCAGCGACGTGCACGCCGCGCTGCCGACCGGCGAGATCGTCCTGGTCGACTCGCGGTCCGCCGAGTCGTGGGACCAGGGGCACGTGCCCGGCGCTCTGCACCTGCCGACCGCCCGCATCGCCGCCGAGGCACGGGACCTGGTGCCGCTCACGGCGGCCGTCGTCACCTACTGCTGGGGGCCGGGCTGCAATGGCGCGACGCGGGCGGCGCTGGAGTTCGCGAAGCTGGGCTACCACGTCAAGGAGATGCTCGGCGGATTCGAGTACTGGGCGCGCGAGGGATTCGAGGTGGAAAGCGCGACCGGCCGCACACGCGGCGTGGTCGACCCGCTGACCGCGCCGGCGCACGCGATCACCTGCGGGTGCTGA
- the tnpA gene encoding IS200/IS605 family transposase, translating into MADLEGVRTGRHCVFTLHAHLVFVTKSRHIVFADQHLTRMEEIMRAVCSDFETQLVEFNGETNHVHLLVNFPPKIALSKLVNSLKGVSSRRIRQEFPDLARHYWRTNQLWAGSYFAGSRGEAPINVLRQYIEQQNRPA; encoded by the coding sequence ATGGCTGATCTCGAAGGCGTTCGTACTGGTAGACACTGTGTTTTCACCCTTCATGCCCACTTGGTCTTCGTTACAAAATCCCGGCACATCGTGTTCGCGGATCAGCACCTCACCCGAATGGAGGAGATCATGCGGGCGGTGTGCTCCGACTTCGAGACCCAACTGGTCGAGTTCAACGGCGAGACCAACCACGTGCACCTGCTCGTGAACTTCCCACCCAAGATCGCCTTGTCGAAACTCGTCAACAGCCTCAAGGGCGTCTCATCGCGGCGGATCCGCCAAGAATTCCCTGACCTGGCCCGCCACTACTGGCGGACCAACCAGCTCTGGGCAGGTTCATACTTCGCAGGCTCCCGCGGCGAGGCACCGATCAACGTTCTACGCCAATACATCGAGCAACAGAATCGGCCCGCCTAG
- a CDS encoding proprotein convertase P-domain-containing protein, translated as MNDKRKHWRRAGVAIGGAALLGLSAVAAVAAQPVAQSAQTPVAAANAVPQVAQAGATERAERHSVAGPSTASRQFCQDGAAWVRPHFAGLTLKGADTVTVRASAGESYTLTATHGTGRSLSTKSFRGNCVTVDAALSSPESRFAVDSLQSGTASADVVVAGAGDICGSNCTQTADVVKTINPAAVFTSGDNAYENGSLSDYRTRYDPAWGQFNNIIHPTPGNHEYQTSGATGYFDYFNGSGNADGKAGPRGKGYYSWDVGDWHFVALNTGSSSAVPVAAGSEQERWLRADLAASTKPCTAAYWHHPLFTRGSHSNSTFVKPLWDALYEHKADLILVGHDHNYQRYAPQRPDGTADATNGIRQVLVGTGGRAFYSFTKAQANVQAENDDTYGVLKLGLSSTGYRGDFVPVSGRTFTDTFTGSCKAKGNTTTPSYALSATPSAVSVVQGASASTKVTVTSSGGFNAATNLTVSGLPSGVTASVSPTSVTPPANGAAEATVTLNASSTAATGTANVTVTGTSGTLTKSTTVALTVNPAGGGGTCSGTNGTDVAIPDNTTVESSITISGCAGNASATSKAEVHIKHTYIGDLVVSLVAPDGTASVLHNKTGSGTDNIDQVYTVNLSGEVANGTWKLRVQDVASQDVGTIDTWSLNLGGGTSDPGDVFFDDFESDKGWQTNASATDNATTGKWERGDPEATTENGDKQLGTTTSGVNNLVTGRLAGSGAGSHDVDAGRTSITSPAITLPSGTLGLTLRWSVGFGTNAAAADYFKITVVGSTSKVVLDQRGNGAHINGSWRTLTADLSEFAGQSVRILIEAEDDTATPSLVEAQVDDVKITRA; from the coding sequence AGGCGGGCGCCACCGAGCGCGCCGAACGTCACTCCGTCGCGGGTCCGAGCACGGCGTCGCGGCAGTTCTGCCAGGACGGCGCCGCGTGGGTCCGCCCGCACTTCGCCGGGTTGACCCTCAAGGGTGCCGACACGGTGACCGTCCGCGCGTCGGCCGGCGAGAGCTACACGCTCACGGCAACCCACGGCACCGGGCGGTCGCTGTCCACGAAGTCCTTCCGCGGCAACTGTGTCACCGTCGACGCCGCCCTGTCGTCGCCGGAAAGCCGGTTCGCCGTCGACTCCCTGCAGTCGGGCACCGCGTCGGCCGACGTCGTCGTCGCGGGCGCCGGTGACATCTGTGGCTCCAACTGCACGCAGACCGCGGACGTGGTCAAGACGATCAACCCGGCCGCGGTGTTCACCTCGGGTGACAACGCCTACGAGAACGGTTCGCTGAGCGACTACCGCACCAGGTACGACCCGGCGTGGGGCCAGTTCAACAACATCATCCACCCGACCCCGGGCAACCACGAGTATCAGACCAGCGGTGCCACCGGGTATTTCGACTACTTCAACGGCTCCGGCAACGCCGACGGGAAGGCGGGCCCGCGCGGAAAGGGTTACTACAGCTGGGATGTCGGCGACTGGCACTTCGTCGCCCTCAACACCGGCAGCAGCAGCGCCGTCCCGGTCGCCGCCGGTTCGGAGCAGGAGCGGTGGCTGCGCGCGGACCTCGCGGCGAGCACCAAGCCGTGCACGGCCGCCTACTGGCACCACCCGCTGTTCACCCGGGGCTCGCACAGCAACAGCACGTTCGTGAAGCCGCTGTGGGACGCCCTCTACGAGCACAAGGCCGACCTGATCCTGGTCGGCCACGACCATAACTACCAGCGGTACGCGCCGCAGCGTCCCGATGGCACCGCCGACGCGACCAACGGCATCCGCCAGGTCCTGGTCGGCACCGGCGGCCGCGCGTTCTACTCGTTCACCAAGGCCCAGGCCAACGTGCAGGCCGAGAACGACGACACGTACGGCGTGCTGAAGCTGGGCCTGTCGTCGACCGGCTACCGAGGCGACTTCGTCCCGGTCTCGGGTCGCACCTTCACCGACACCTTCACGGGCTCCTGCAAGGCCAAGGGAAACACGACGACCCCGAGCTACGCCCTCTCGGCCACCCCGAGCGCGGTCAGCGTCGTCCAGGGTGCGTCGGCGAGCACCAAGGTCACGGTCACCAGCTCCGGCGGATTCAACGCCGCGACCAACCTGACGGTCTCCGGGCTGCCCAGCGGTGTCACGGCGAGCGTGTCGCCGACCTCGGTCACCCCGCCCGCCAACGGCGCCGCGGAGGCGACGGTGACGCTCAACGCGAGCAGCACCGCCGCGACCGGGACCGCCAACGTCACGGTCACCGGCACCTCGGGGACACTGACGAAGAGCACCACCGTGGCGCTCACGGTGAACCCGGCCGGTGGCGGCGGAACCTGCTCCGGCACCAACGGAACCGATGTGGCGATCCCGGACAACACCACGGTCGAGTCCTCGATCACCATCTCGGGCTGCGCGGGCAACGCCTCGGCGACGTCGAAGGCCGAGGTGCACATCAAGCACACCTACATCGGTGACCTGGTCGTGAGCCTGGTCGCGCCGGACGGCACCGCTTCGGTGCTGCACAACAAGACCGGCTCCGGCACCGACAACATCGATCAGGTCTACACCGTGAACCTTTCCGGCGAGGTCGCGAACGGCACGTGGAAGCTGCGCGTGCAGGATGTGGCGTCGCAGGACGTGGGCACGATCGACACCTGGTCGCTGAACCTCGGTGGCGGCACCTCCGACCCCGGTGACGTCTTCTTCGACGACTTCGAGTCGGACAAGGGCTGGCAGACCAACGCCTCCGCGACCGACAACGCCACGACGGGCAAGTGGGAGCGCGGTGACCCGGAGGCGACCACCGAGAACGGCGACAAGCAGCTGGGCACCACGACCAGCGGGGTCAACAACCTGGTGACCGGCAGGCTCGCCGGGTCGGGCGCCGGATCACATGACGTCGACGCCGGCCGCACGTCGATCACGTCGCCCGCGATCACGCTGCCCAGCGGCACCCTGGGCCTGACCCTGCGCTGGAGCGTCGGGTTCGGCACCAACGCCGCCGCCGCGGACTACTTCAAGATCACGGTGGTCGGGTCGACCAGCAAGGTCGTGCTCGACCAGCGCGGAAACGGCGCGCACATCAACGGCTCATGGCGGACGCTCACCGCCGACCTGTCGGAGTTCGCGGGTCAGAGCGTGCGCATCCTCATCGAAGCCGAGGACGACACGGCCACCCCGAGCCTGGTCGAGGCTCAGGTGGACGACGTCAAGATCACCCGGGCGTAG
- a CDS encoding RNA-guided endonuclease InsQ/TnpB family protein: protein MQLRFNYRLRPNPTQCEALARAFGCARVVFNDGLRARQSARDNGQGHISDGELSKQVITLAKNTPERAWLGEVSSVVLQQALADLNVAYRNFFASATGKRKGRSVAPPRFRSRKDNRQTIRFTRNARFAVLDNGRLRLPKIGDVPVRWSRDLPAAPSSVTVIRDAADRYFASFVVQTAENEILPSVDSEVGIDLGLTHFAVLSDGTKVAAPKFLRRAARKLRRLQQDLSRKQRGSQNRKKAVVNLARAHARVADTRRDWQHKLSTQIIRDNQAVYVEDLCVTGLGRTRLAKSVHDAGWASFTAMLEYKATRYGRTFGRVDRFFPSTRMCSDCGHINDKMALDVRTWDCPCGSTHDRDVNAAVNIKAAGRADFNDRGARVRPAAMPAPRSEAVIHPDAARSTRDVEGISVL from the coding sequence GTGCAGCTCCGTTTCAACTACCGGCTCCGCCCGAACCCCACCCAGTGCGAGGCACTGGCCAGGGCGTTCGGATGTGCCCGGGTGGTCTTCAACGACGGGCTGCGCGCACGCCAATCGGCAAGGGACAACGGTCAGGGACACATCTCGGACGGGGAGTTGTCGAAGCAGGTCATCACGCTTGCCAAGAACACGCCGGAGCGGGCGTGGCTGGGCGAGGTGTCCTCAGTCGTGTTGCAGCAGGCTCTCGCGGATTTGAACGTGGCGTACCGAAACTTCTTCGCCTCGGCCACCGGAAAACGCAAGGGTCGCTCGGTGGCCCCACCACGGTTCCGCTCGCGCAAGGACAACCGGCAGACCATCCGGTTTACTAGGAACGCCCGGTTCGCAGTACTGGACAACGGCAGGCTGCGGCTGCCGAAGATCGGTGACGTGCCGGTCCGCTGGTCGCGCGATCTGCCGGCGGCGCCCAGTTCGGTCACGGTGATCCGGGACGCGGCAGACCGGTACTTCGCCTCGTTCGTGGTGCAGACCGCCGAGAACGAGATACTGCCCTCGGTGGACTCCGAGGTGGGTATCGACCTCGGGTTGACCCATTTCGCGGTGCTGTCCGACGGGACGAAAGTCGCCGCGCCCAAGTTCCTGCGCCGCGCCGCCCGCAAGCTCAGGCGGTTGCAGCAGGACCTGTCCCGCAAACAGCGAGGTAGCCAGAATCGCAAGAAGGCCGTCGTGAACCTCGCCCGCGCTCATGCGCGGGTGGCCGACACCCGCAGGGACTGGCAGCACAAGCTTTCGACACAGATCATCCGCGACAACCAAGCGGTGTACGTCGAGGACTTGTGCGTGACCGGGCTCGGACGCACGAGGCTGGCGAAGTCCGTGCACGACGCGGGCTGGGCCAGTTTCACCGCCATGTTGGAGTACAAGGCCACCCGGTATGGGCGGACCTTCGGCCGGGTGGACCGGTTCTTCCCGTCCACCCGCATGTGTTCGGACTGCGGACACATCAACGACAAGATGGCCCTCGACGTCCGAACGTGGGACTGCCCGTGCGGCAGCACCCACGACAGGGACGTCAACGCCGCAGTCAATATCAAGGCCGCCGGACGGGCGGACTTCAACGACCGTGGAGCGCGGGTCAGACCAGCAGCGATGCCGGCACCGCGCAGCGAAGCGGTAATCCACCCGGACGCCGCGCGTTCCACGCGCGACGTGGAGGGAATCTCCGTGCTTTAG
- a CDS encoding TolB family protein yields MKKIIGIGAIVALSVVAVVYVASASKSSATGTLDLAARDSVVYVDGSGKVGQLSRADSSSAVVTDRSCLRVYSAAGTTACLRSVAVPPSFEAEVLGPDLAVRRVIKLDGTPSRARVSDSGNLVGWTVFREGDSYMAPGYFSTTAGIFDQRSGTLYGSMEDFTSYVEGVEHQAVDRNFWGVTFADDDRTFYVTLGSGGKTYLMRGDLADRTLKSVIQNAECPSLSPDGTRVAYKKRSGETWRLHVLDLASSKETALAEPAHVDDQAAWLDDSTIAYARPVAAGEAPGIFTVPADGSGEPKLLRANASSPAAVGQSQSQASR; encoded by the coding sequence GTGAAGAAGATCATCGGTATCGGCGCGATCGTCGCGCTGAGCGTGGTGGCGGTGGTCTACGTCGCGTCGGCCTCGAAGAGTTCGGCGACCGGGACCCTGGACCTGGCCGCGCGGGACTCGGTCGTCTATGTCGACGGCAGCGGGAAGGTCGGCCAGCTCTCCCGTGCGGACTCGTCCTCGGCGGTCGTCACCGACCGGTCGTGCCTGCGGGTCTACAGCGCGGCCGGGACGACGGCGTGTCTGCGGTCGGTGGCGGTGCCGCCGAGCTTCGAGGCCGAGGTCCTCGGCCCGGACCTGGCGGTGCGGCGGGTGATCAAGCTGGACGGCACGCCGAGTCGGGCCCGGGTATCGGATTCCGGGAATCTGGTCGGGTGGACGGTGTTCCGCGAAGGCGACTCGTACATGGCGCCCGGCTACTTCTCCACCACGGCAGGCATCTTCGACCAGCGGTCGGGGACCCTGTACGGATCGATGGAGGACTTCACCTCCTATGTGGAGGGTGTGGAGCATCAGGCGGTCGACCGGAACTTCTGGGGTGTCACCTTCGCCGACGACGACCGGACGTTCTACGTGACGCTCGGCTCAGGCGGGAAGACTTATCTCATGCGCGGCGATCTCGCGGACCGCACGCTCAAGTCGGTGATCCAGAACGCCGAGTGTCCGTCGTTGTCGCCGGACGGCACGAGGGTCGCCTACAAGAAACGGTCCGGCGAGACCTGGCGGCTGCACGTGCTGGACCTGGCTTCGTCGAAGGAGACCGCGCTGGCCGAACCCGCGCATGTGGACGATCAGGCGGCGTGGCTCGACGACTCCACGATCGCGTACGCGCGGCCGGTAGCGGCGGGGGAGGCGCCGGGGATCTTCACGGTCCCCGCTGACGGTAGTGGTGAGCCGAAGCTGTTGCGGGCCAACGCTTCCTCGCCCGCGGCGGTCGGTCAGTCCCAGTCCCAGGCCAGCCGGTAG